The Christiangramia flava JLT2011 region GATTATGAATTTCAGTTCGAGACGCGATATGGACAGGGTGTGGCTTTTCGGGAGATCAGTCATTGGAAGGAGCTGAATAAGGAATACTCGAAATTGGAACAAACCGGTGTTCGAGAATTTGACGCCATTTCCCAGTCTTTACAAACCGAAAATGCCAGACTGGATTTTTTATGGAATTTTGAGTCGGATACTGATTCCATTACAAAGGTCAAAGTCTGGGTGAGAAGCAATAAGGATCGCTTTAAAAATAGGTTTCAGATTTTAAACCCTTTTGCTGAAAATGTTTTTATAGACAGCATCAAAACAGATATGCTGGACTTAATGAAAAACCTGAAAAAGCAGCAATCTTCATACTCCGTCAAGCTGGAAGACAGTTTGAAAATGTCTCCGGCCTTTGATTGCATCTGCCATCATTCCGAAGCTATTCCGGTACAGTCAAAAGCCATGGAAATGGTGCAGACCATTGGTTACCTGGAAGAATACGTTCTGGATCACCAGTTGAAGTTAACTGGAAATCCCTTTGTAAAAATTACTGCCTGGGACCGCCAGAATGATAAAGTAGATTTTGACTTCTGTTTTCCCGTAAATCTAGCACAGGATATCCGGCCCGAAGGAAAAGTGGAATTTCGGCAGGTACCATCATCCTTGTCGCTACAGGCTGTTTTCCATGGAAATTACCGAATTTCTGACCTTGCCTGGTACGATCTCATTGCACAAGCCAGGGCTCAGAATCTTAAAACCAGTGCACTTCCCCTGGAAATTTTTTATAACAACCCAAAAACCGATATTCACGCTCCCCAATGGCGGGCAGATGTGTTTCTTCCGGTGATCGATCAGCCCTAAGGATTGTAATTTACTGGAACGGCCACCTTTAATTTCTGCGGAATGATGGAAACATCGATCTTCGTTTCTTTACCTATGAATTCGCCGTCTATCTGAAAAGAAATCGGTGGTTTACAGGTAATGGTTGCTTCAGTGGTGGGAATGGTTTCCAGAAATTCAGGATCGATACGTGATTCATTCCGAAGAGTTTTCAGAATATCGAAAAAATTCAGGCGCTTAAAAACAAGTATTTCGAAGATACCGTCATTGGGCTTTCCTTCCGGATTGACGTTGGCACCGGTGCCGTATTTATTCGCGTTTGCGATACCGAGTAACACGCCTTCCCTCACAAATTCTTTCCCATCGGTTTCGATACGAAATTCAAAAGGATACTCACTTTTGATCAGGGTGGGAATAGTTTGCAGTAGATAGCCAAACTTTCCGCGGATATTGCTACCCTCATAATTACGGATCAATTCAGCGTTGATACCGAGATCACTCAGGTGCAGGCAAATTTTTTCGTTCAGGCACAGCATGTCGAGTTCGATACAATGATCACTGAGTGCAATTTGTACCTGTTGTTCCAATTGCTGCGGAATTTGCAGGTTGGTACATAACCCGTTTGCAGAACCTGCGGGAATCAACCCTATAGAAACATCAAAATCTTTTACAGCATCTGCCACCAGATTGATGGTGCCGTCACCGCCGGCAATGACCAGGCGGTCTATTTCTCTTTCTTTTACGAGCTCCTTGATCTCCTCCGCATCATTTTCCCCGGTAGTTTTATAAAGATGAAAATGAGCATTATGCTGCTTTACTTCCTGTTCTACCTGTCGTTGTGCTTTATCTTTGGAAATGTCTCCGGAAATGGGATTCACGACCAATAAAACTTCCTTAAAATTCACCATATTATCCTGATAGTTACTCTAAATTAAGTAATTTGGAAGGAAGGAAATTTTAAAAAAAGGCCAATATTTTGAAACTGGATCTTAAGCTTTATCGAGGTTATGTTAACGATGAAGAATTAATAGTTTTTGGCCACCTTTTCCAGTCCTGGGCGCCAGATAAATATAGCATCGAAAAAAAAGGTTTGAAGCATGCGTATGCCATTCTGCATAAATTCCGAATCAAGCCACTGGAAAATTATAAGATCAACCTGAAATTTCGTGATCTGGAAGTCACTACTAAAACGCTTGAAGATGGGTACTTCAGGTTTACGATTCCGTATGACGAAGAACTGGAACCGGGATGGCATAATTATGAGGTTACCTGTAAATTTGGCCAATTTGGCATCGTGGAAAGGGGAGAACTGCTGAAACCTTATCCCAGTAAACTCGGGATCATTTCAGATATTGACGATACCTTTCTGATCTCCCATAGCAACAATTTTTTTAAGAAACTCTACGTGATGCTCTCTAAGAATGTCAATACACGAAAGGTTTTTGATGATGTGGTTCGGCACTACCAGGAACTTAGCCAGGCAGGGCAGGAGAGCTCGAAAGCTACGAATTCTTTTTTCTATGTATCCAGCAGCGAATGGAACCTGTATGATTTCATTGCGGAATTTGCTGTTCTACACGACCTTCCTAAAGCGGTCATCAAGCTGAAAAAGATCAAAACCGGTTTAAGAGATTTTGTGGCCACGGGCAGGGGCAATCACGATCATAAATTTATTAAGATCAAGGATATTCTGAGTTTTTATCCGCACCTGGAATATGTACTGTTGGGAGATGATTCCCAACACGACCCTTTTTTATACGAACGCATCATTAAAACTTTTCCGAAAAATATCAGGGTGGTTTACATCCGGCAGACAGGGCAAAAGAAAAAAGAGAAAGTGGTTTCCGTTCTTCGGAATATGGAAAGTATGGGTACAGCAACCTGCTATTTTAAAAAGAGCGATGAGGCCATTCAGCATTCTAAAGAAATTGGAATTATATAAAAAAAGAGGAGATGCAATCTCCTCTTTTTTATTATCGGTAATCTTTTTCCCGAAATTCCCTTCGGTTGTAAAAAGTATCGTCTTTTTCTCTGGGTACGCGCCTTCTTTTGCGGTAAGGATCATCTTCTAAAGGATCGTGATTATCGTGTTCCCAGTCGCGAGATTCATCATAAGTTAGATCTGGATCGTAA contains the following coding sequences:
- a CDS encoding diacylglycerol/lipid kinase family protein, coding for MVNFKEVLLVVNPISGDISKDKAQRQVEQEVKQHNAHFHLYKTTGENDAEEIKELVKEREIDRLVIAGGDGTINLVADAVKDFDVSIGLIPAGSANGLCTNLQIPQQLEQQVQIALSDHCIELDMLCLNEKICLHLSDLGINAELIRNYEGSNIRGKFGYLLQTIPTLIKSEYPFEFRIETDGKEFVREGVLLGIANANKYGTGANVNPEGKPNDGIFEILVFKRLNFFDILKTLRNESRIDPEFLETIPTTEATITCKPPISFQIDGEFIGKETKIDVSIIPQKLKVAVPVNYNP
- a CDS encoding App1 family protein, which produces MKLDLKLYRGYVNDEELIVFGHLFQSWAPDKYSIEKKGLKHAYAILHKFRIKPLENYKINLKFRDLEVTTKTLEDGYFRFTIPYDEELEPGWHNYEVTCKFGQFGIVERGELLKPYPSKLGIISDIDDTFLISHSNNFFKKLYVMLSKNVNTRKVFDDVVRHYQELSQAGQESSKATNSFFYVSSSEWNLYDFIAEFAVLHDLPKAVIKLKKIKTGLRDFVATGRGNHDHKFIKIKDILSFYPHLEYVLLGDDSQHDPFLYERIIKTFPKNIRVVYIRQTGQKKKEKVVSVLRNMESMGTATCYFKKSDEAIQHSKEIGII